The following coding sequences are from one Epilithonimonas vandammei window:
- a CDS encoding ribokinase, with the protein MKLSNIKPNIVVVGSSSIDLVLNTSKIPTANNTVLAESLQSFLGGKGANQAIATSRLGAQTYFISRVGMDPFGQQVLRNLNDEAVNITYVVEDEDEDTGTAYVTASNEGNAITVVPAANYNLSPKDISEAEKYLVAADLILTQLEIPMQTVEFLFKKAEILNKKIGIYAAPASRLSEEIIQYASFIVAKSTDLEIIFGEGNREDIIKHLPNKLFVRDGANSTSYFDGKEMKYFRKNPSTEAHNMGLGDAFTSGFSIALLHGNSIEDCVKFGNDVALKAADYRGSQKGLPYLEDFQN; encoded by the coding sequence ATGAAACTAAGTAACATAAAACCAAATATAGTAGTTGTCGGAAGTTCTTCTATAGATCTTGTTCTGAATACTTCAAAAATCCCGACCGCCAACAATACGGTTCTAGCAGAGAGTCTACAAAGTTTCTTAGGAGGTAAAGGTGCAAACCAGGCCATTGCTACTTCACGTTTAGGAGCTCAGACCTATTTTATAAGCCGTGTTGGAATGGATCCTTTCGGGCAACAGGTACTCAGAAACCTGAATGATGAAGCGGTAAATATAACTTATGTGGTAGAAGATGAAGATGAGGACACTGGTACAGCATATGTCACAGCTTCTAACGAAGGGAATGCTATAACTGTAGTGCCTGCTGCTAATTATAACTTATCCCCAAAAGATATATCGGAAGCAGAAAAATATTTAGTAGCCGCAGATCTGATTTTGACTCAGCTGGAAATACCCATGCAAACTGTTGAATTTTTATTCAAAAAAGCGGAAATTCTTAATAAAAAAATAGGAATTTATGCAGCGCCTGCAAGCCGGCTTTCTGAAGAAATCATTCAGTATGCAAGTTTTATAGTAGCCAAAAGTACAGATTTGGAAATAATTTTCGGAGAAGGTAACCGGGAAGACATCATCAAACATCTTCCAAATAAACTTTTTGTAAGAGATGGCGCCAACAGTACTAGCTATTTTGATGGCAAAGAAATGAAATATTTCCGTAAAAATCCAAGCACCGAAGCTCATAATATGGGATTGGGAGATGCTTTTACATCGGGATTTTCTATTGCACTACTTCACGGAAACTCGATCGAAGACTGCGTAAAATTTG
- a CDS encoding DUF4241 domain-containing protein: MIHIENIKKLFSRDFVENPLLETYEVGKVHISSGKIVASDALISPDHSAFNQGFPKGDFQVLVHKERESNCIAYAEIVFDKNQLAENWTLALCGDQNLEDLKEGEIFGYPVESGMGSFMDKDAQSALNNLEQDLFHKKGSDFMGIYEEFFHAHFFDEKGAVDQFAVLKPYDSKPENIVAFETGYGEGFYATYIGYSKDNQPVKLISEFIEIETD, translated from the coding sequence ATGATTCACATAGAAAACATTAAAAAATTATTCTCCCGCGACTTCGTAGAAAATCCATTGTTGGAAACCTACGAAGTCGGGAAAGTTCACATATCATCAGGAAAAATTGTAGCTAGTGATGCTTTGATTTCGCCCGATCATTCGGCTTTCAATCAAGGATTTCCGAAAGGAGATTTTCAGGTTTTGGTTCACAAAGAAAGAGAATCAAACTGTATTGCTTATGCGGAAATTGTTTTCGATAAAAATCAATTGGCAGAAAATTGGACTCTAGCTCTATGTGGAGATCAAAATCTAGAAGATTTGAAAGAAGGTGAAATCTTCGGTTATCCCGTAGAATCCGGAATGGGAAGTTTTATGGACAAAGATGCGCAGAGCGCTCTTAATAATCTTGAGCAAGATCTTTTCCACAAAAAAGGATCTGATTTTATGGGAATCTATGAAGAATTTTTCCACGCTCATTTTTTTGATGAAAAAGGTGCAGTCGATCAGTTTGCGGTTTTGAAACCGTATGATAGTAAACCGGAAAATATTGTCGCATTTGAAACGGGTTATGGTGAAGGGTTTTATGCAACGTATATTGGATATTCTAAAGATAATCAACCAGTTAAATTAATTTCTGAGTTTATAGAAATCGAAACAGATTAA
- a CDS encoding valine--tRNA ligase, translating into MQIADKYNPQETEQKWYDFWLENKFFHSEPDDRPPYTIVIPPPNVTGILHMGHMLNNTIQDVLVRRARMQGFNACWVPGTDHASIATEAKVVAKLKAEGINKKDITRKEFLKHAWEWTDKYGGTILEQLKKLGCSCDWDRTRFTLEDNLSKSVIKVFVDLYNKGLIYRGYKVVNWDPEAQTNISDEEVIFKEQNGKLFYLKYKIEGTEDFLTVATTRPETIFGDVAVCVNPNDERYHHLKGKNVIVPIVNRVIPIIEDDYVDIEFGTGALKITPAHDINDYEIGQRHNLPIIDSMDNDAVLNEHGMHYQGMGRFTVRKEIAKELEKNDLLLKAEDYVNKVGTSERTGAVIEPKISVQWFLKMSEMAKPALDVVMDDTIKFHPEKFKNTYRHWMENVHDWNISRQLWWGQQIPAFYYGTGENDFVVAENIDDAVKLAQEKTSNFQLQASDLKQDEDALDTWFSSWLWPISVFEGILDPENKDINYYYPTADLVTGPDIIFFWVARMIMAGLEYRKDVPFKNVYFTGIVRDKQRRKMSKQLGNSPDPIDLIEKYGADGVRVGSLLSSAAGNDLLFDEDLMLQGRNFATKIWNAYKLIQGWKRDENIKGKEFDIQTINWFGEQLNKTIGEIEDQFSKFRISDALHLVYKLIWDDFCAWYLEAIKPNFGEAISEEVYQKTIAYFEELMKLLHPFMPFLSEELWQNISERSVSEALVIAQQKKSEPYNEDKIKDFDFAKEVISGVRNYRQSKGISPRETVEVFTNVSELANAEVIQKLANISEINFNQKTDKPSFTFLVGANEFSIPLSENLDLGEEKEKTEEEIKYLKGFLISVDKKLSNEKFVANAKPEVVEIERKKQKDAQDKIALLEEKLKSL; encoded by the coding sequence ATGCAGATTGCTGACAAATACAATCCACAGGAAACTGAACAAAAATGGTATGACTTCTGGTTAGAAAATAAATTTTTCCACTCGGAGCCAGATGACAGACCTCCTTATACGATTGTAATTCCACCACCAAATGTGACGGGGATTCTTCATATGGGACATATGTTGAACAACACCATTCAGGATGTATTGGTCAGAAGAGCAAGAATGCAGGGTTTCAATGCTTGTTGGGTTCCGGGAACAGATCACGCATCGATTGCAACAGAAGCAAAAGTTGTAGCGAAGCTGAAAGCTGAAGGAATCAATAAGAAAGATATTACAAGAAAAGAATTTCTAAAGCATGCTTGGGAATGGACTGATAAATACGGAGGAACTATTCTTGAGCAACTGAAAAAATTAGGCTGTTCTTGTGATTGGGACAGAACCAGATTTACTTTGGAAGATAATCTGTCCAAATCTGTAATCAAGGTTTTTGTTGATCTTTATAACAAAGGATTAATTTATCGTGGTTACAAAGTCGTTAATTGGGATCCAGAAGCTCAAACGAATATTTCTGACGAAGAGGTAATTTTCAAAGAGCAAAATGGAAAATTATTCTATCTCAAATATAAAATCGAAGGCACAGAAGATTTCTTAACTGTTGCAACGACTCGTCCCGAAACTATTTTTGGCGATGTTGCAGTTTGTGTTAATCCAAATGACGAAAGATACCATCATCTGAAAGGTAAAAACGTAATTGTTCCAATTGTAAATCGTGTAATTCCAATTATCGAGGATGATTATGTTGATATTGAATTCGGAACTGGAGCTTTGAAAATTACTCCGGCTCACGATATTAATGATTACGAAATCGGACAAAGACATAATTTGCCAATCATCGATTCTATGGATAATGATGCGGTTCTTAACGAACACGGAATGCATTATCAGGGAATGGGAAGGTTCACGGTTAGAAAAGAAATAGCTAAAGAATTAGAAAAAAATGATCTTCTTCTAAAAGCGGAAGATTATGTGAATAAAGTTGGAACTTCTGAAAGAACAGGCGCTGTTATCGAACCGAAAATCTCTGTTCAATGGTTCCTGAAAATGTCAGAAATGGCAAAGCCTGCTTTGGATGTTGTAATGGATGATACCATCAAATTCCATCCTGAGAAATTCAAAAATACCTATCGCCATTGGATGGAAAATGTTCACGATTGGAACATTTCTCGTCAGCTTTGGTGGGGACAGCAGATTCCGGCTTTCTATTATGGAACCGGCGAAAATGATTTTGTAGTCGCGGAAAATATAGACGACGCTGTAAAATTAGCGCAAGAAAAAACTTCCAACTTCCAACTTCAGGCTTCTGACTTGAAGCAAGACGAGGATGCATTAGACACTTGGTTCTCATCTTGGTTGTGGCCAATTTCGGTTTTCGAAGGCATTTTGGATCCAGAAAATAAAGATATCAATTATTATTACCCAACTGCGGATTTGGTTACCGGTCCGGATATTATTTTCTTCTGGGTTGCCAGAATGATTATGGCTGGATTGGAATATAGAAAAGACGTTCCGTTCAAGAATGTTTATTTCACTGGCATAGTAAGGGATAAGCAAAGACGAAAAATGTCTAAGCAGTTAGGAAATTCTCCAGATCCAATCGATTTGATTGAAAAATATGGCGCAGATGGCGTTCGTGTAGGAAGTTTGTTAAGTTCTGCGGCAGGAAATGATCTTTTGTTTGATGAAGATTTGATGTTGCAAGGAAGAAATTTTGCCACGAAAATCTGGAATGCTTACAAATTGATTCAAGGTTGGAAGCGCGACGAAAATATCAAAGGTAAAGAGTTTGATATACAGACTATTAATTGGTTTGGAGAACAATTGAACAAAACAATTGGTGAGATTGAAGATCAGTTCTCAAAATTCAGGATTTCCGATGCGTTGCATTTGGTTTATAAACTGATTTGGGACGATTTCTGTGCTTGGTATTTGGAAGCAATCAAACCAAATTTCGGAGAAGCAATCAGTGAAGAAGTTTATCAAAAAACGATTGCTTATTTCGAAGAATTGATGAAACTGTTGCATCCATTTATGCCTTTCTTGTCAGAAGAATTGTGGCAAAATATATCTGAAAGAAGTGTTTCTGAAGCATTGGTCATTGCGCAACAGAAAAAATCAGAACCTTATAATGAAGATAAAATTAAGGATTTTGATTTTGCTAAGGAAGTGATTTCTGGTGTTAGAAACTACCGTCAGTCCAAAGGAATTTCGCCAAGAGAAACTGTTGAAGTTTTTACGAATGTTTCCGAATTGGCAAATGCTGAGGTTATTCAGAAATTAGCGAATATTTCAGAAATTAATTTCAATCAAAAAACGGATAAACCAAGTTTCACATTCTTAGTTGGAGCGAATGAATTTTCTATTCCATTGAGTGAAAATCTTGATTTAGGCGAAGAAAAAGAAAAAACCGAAGAAGAAATCAAATATCTGAAAGGCTTCTTGATTTCTGTTGATAAGAAATTGTCGAATGAAAAATTCGTTGCTAATGCAAAACCAGAAGTGGTAGAAATCGAGCGTAAAAAGCAAAAAGATGCGCAGGATAAAATTGCCTTGTTGGAAGAAAAGTTAAAGTCACTTTAG
- a CDS encoding DUF1573 domain-containing protein has product MKKILAGLFMTGAIAFASAQTISFDKTTFDYGNVKAGSDGHRFFTVKNTGDKPLIISEVKPSCGCTTPEWSKDPILPGKSTQIKVGYNTGIKGAFNKLIEVYSNDPQNSRSVLYIKGNVEDVANAQAVSVAQEAKLVAAPVATAKAQPAAAAKRVAKKKADVQKVESVAK; this is encoded by the coding sequence ATGAAAAAGATTCTTGCAGGATTGTTTATGACAGGAGCTATCGCTTTTGCATCTGCTCAAACAATCTCATTTGATAAAACAACTTTTGACTACGGAAATGTAAAAGCTGGATCAGACGGTCACAGATTCTTTACCGTAAAAAATACTGGAGATAAACCATTAATTATTAGTGAAGTAAAGCCTTCTTGCGGATGTACAACGCCAGAATGGAGCAAAGACCCTATTTTGCCTGGAAAATCTACTCAGATTAAAGTAGGATATAATACTGGAATCAAAGGAGCTTTCAATAAATTGATTGAAGTTTATTCTAATGATCCGCAGAACAGCAGATCTGTTCTTTATATCAAAGGAAATGTAGAAGATGTTGCAAATGCACAAGCTGTTTCTGTTGCACAAGAAGCTAAATTGGTTGCAGCTCCTGTCGCTACAGCAAAAGCTCAGCCAGCGGCAGCGGCTAAGAGAGTTGCAAAAAAGAAAGCTGATGTTCAGAAAGTTGAGTCAGTTGCTAAATAA
- a CDS encoding polyphosphate kinase 2 family protein: protein MDYNFSDDFLIKENSKFEIKKHNTSYKGKINKDEAKELLEIEKEKLRLLQEKLYADGSQSLLIVLQAMDAAGKDSLIKHVFGGVNPQGCEVTSFKGPSTKEYSHDFIWRHYLALPAKGKIGIFNRSHYESVLVCKVHPEYNLSEKVWKDVKQFDKKFWGNRYESIQNFEKHLANNGTKIVKIFLNVSKEEQKQRFLDRINEDDKNWKFSSADVTERGFWNDYMKAYESAINKTSTEYAPWYVIPADQKWFSRVAAIQIIIDKLEEMNLQYPEVSAKEKSALEASKIKLENEK from the coding sequence ATGGATTACAATTTTTCAGACGACTTTTTGATTAAAGAAAATTCAAAATTCGAAATCAAAAAACATAATACCAGTTATAAAGGAAAAATCAATAAAGATGAAGCGAAAGAACTTCTCGAAATTGAAAAAGAAAAACTCCGTTTGCTACAGGAAAAACTATATGCAGATGGAAGTCAGTCCTTGTTAATTGTTCTTCAAGCGATGGATGCAGCAGGAAAAGATAGTTTGATAAAACACGTTTTCGGGGGCGTGAATCCGCAAGGTTGTGAGGTAACAAGCTTCAAAGGTCCGAGCACAAAAGAATATTCTCATGACTTTATATGGCGACATTATTTAGCTCTTCCAGCTAAGGGAAAAATCGGAATTTTCAACCGTTCGCATTACGAAAGTGTTTTGGTATGTAAAGTTCACCCGGAATATAATCTGAGCGAAAAAGTATGGAAAGATGTAAAACAATTTGACAAAAAATTCTGGGGAAACCGATATGAAAGTATCCAGAATTTTGAAAAGCATTTGGCCAACAACGGAACCAAAATTGTCAAAATTTTCCTAAATGTTTCTAAAGAAGAACAAAAGCAACGTTTTCTGGACAGAATCAATGAGGATGATAAAAATTGGAAATTTTCTTCTGCAGATGTTACAGAGAGAGGATTTTGGAACGATTATATGAAAGCGTATGAATCGGCCATTAATAAAACTTCTACTGAATATGCACCGTGGTATGTGATTCCTGCAGATCAAAAGTGGTTTTCCAGAGTAGCAGCGATTCAGATTATTATTGATAAACTGGAAGAAATGAACCTGCAATATCCTGAAGTTTCTGCGAAAGAAAAAAGCGCTCTTGAAGCTTCAAAAATTAAATTAGAAAATGAAAAATAA
- a CDS encoding aldehyde dehydrogenase family protein, with product MSNIEIMDITKHINSAHKAFKDWKIVPFQERQKLLLKLAKVLEKNKEQYAETITREMHKPITQSLAEIEKSAGMIKYYAEAENVLKPENIKTEYDVSEVHYDPMGIILGVMPWNFPFWQVLRFAIPTILAGNVVVLKHASICFESGDEIENAFSEAGFPKNIFQNLRIGHNEIQEILENPLVRGVSLTGSEKAGGTVAALAGKNIKKSVLELGGSDAFIVLEDSDFEKAAKEGPWAKLQNTGQICNAAKRFIIHKKIEKEFVPKFIEEYRSYQPADPMKKETRLGKMARPDLADDLENQYKKALKNGAEVVVPLERISENEFRPGIILVEEGNPILQEELFGPLAMLMIGKDDEHILKLANDIPFGLGNAVWTKDKKRAQFFIDNLQSGTVSINKATSSDTRLPFGGAKSSGYGVELSLHALKEFTQVKTVVGNI from the coding sequence ATGTCAAATATAGAAATAATGGATATTACAAAACATATTAATTCAGCTCATAAAGCCTTTAAAGACTGGAAAATAGTACCGTTTCAAGAACGACAAAAGTTATTGCTGAAACTGGCAAAAGTTCTTGAGAAAAACAAAGAACAATATGCGGAAACTATCACCAGAGAAATGCATAAACCAATCACTCAGTCTTTGGCAGAAATTGAAAAAAGTGCTGGAATGATTAAATATTATGCCGAAGCTGAAAATGTTCTCAAACCAGAAAATATCAAAACCGAGTATGATGTGAGTGAAGTGCATTATGATCCGATGGGAATTATTCTCGGAGTGATGCCTTGGAATTTTCCGTTCTGGCAGGTTCTAAGATTTGCAATACCTACAATTCTTGCGGGGAATGTGGTGGTTCTGAAGCACGCATCTATATGTTTCGAAAGTGGTGATGAAATAGAAAATGCTTTTTCAGAGGCTGGTTTTCCAAAAAATATTTTCCAGAATTTGAGAATCGGACACAATGAAATCCAAGAGATCTTGGAAAATCCGTTGGTGAGAGGTGTAAGCCTTACAGGTAGTGAAAAAGCTGGCGGAACAGTGGCCGCACTGGCAGGGAAAAATATCAAAAAGTCGGTTTTGGAACTTGGTGGCAGCGATGCTTTCATAGTTCTGGAAGATTCCGACTTTGAAAAAGCGGCAAAAGAAGGACCTTGGGCAAAATTGCAGAATACAGGACAAATATGTAATGCGGCAAAACGCTTCATTATACATAAAAAAATTGAGAAGGAATTTGTTCCGAAATTTATTGAAGAGTATAGGTCCTACCAACCTGCTGATCCTATGAAAAAAGAAACTAGATTGGGGAAAATGGCAAGACCAGACTTGGCGGACGATCTAGAAAACCAGTATAAAAAAGCTTTGAAGAATGGAGCAGAAGTAGTTGTACCGCTTGAGAGAATTTCAGAAAACGAATTTCGTCCGGGAATTATCTTGGTAGAAGAGGGAAATCCAATTCTGCAGGAAGAGTTATTTGGACCGCTTGCAATGCTGATGATTGGAAAAGATGATGAGCATATTTTAAAACTTGCTAATGATATTCCTTTCGGATTGGGAAATGCAGTTTGGACCAAGGATAAAAAAAGGGCTCAATTCTTTATTGATAATTTACAATCCGGGACAGTGTCCATTAATAAAGCAACAAGCTCCGATACCAGACTGCCATTTGGTGGGGCAAAGTCCTCAGGGTATGGGGTGGAGTTATCTTTACACGCGCTGAAAGAGTTTACACAAGTCAAAACCGTAGTAGGAAATATTTAA
- a CDS encoding L,D-transpeptidase, giving the protein MTLFKIKNLFTLIILSASLIYCKKDESAPLTDKKNNPTATISSNDKEEDNKQIVEDEKPKIPDVVIPRKDFGFYPWIYKNTDSVSVRNKKEFTGKTLYTILALNRLDKANIGAADTLVVPAKIEEDFLIYSPFPGHVTTLENVKKFVFFSYPIQAFGVYEYGNLIKWGPTSMGKKATQTKRGLMFANWKKEVAISTVSDEWKLRWNVNVANFDGIGWHQYAMPGYPASHSCLRMLEEDAKWMYSWVDTWILNKGGQTTRAKGTPLIVYGDYPWGKRRPWKKLLDSPDANNISEDEMNKIIEPQLATIMKEQENRDNVVQQIELEKKAKADSLLALKTKDSSNLN; this is encoded by the coding sequence ATGACCCTATTTAAAATCAAAAATTTATTTACATTAATTATTCTATCGGCATCTTTAATATATTGCAAAAAAGATGAATCAGCTCCACTCACTGATAAAAAAAATAATCCGACCGCCACTATCTCTTCTAATGACAAAGAGGAAGATAATAAACAAATAGTAGAGGATGAAAAACCAAAAATTCCAGATGTTGTTATCCCAAGAAAGGATTTTGGTTTCTATCCTTGGATTTATAAAAACACAGATTCTGTTTCAGTCCGAAATAAGAAAGAATTTACAGGCAAAACTCTATACACAATTCTGGCGCTTAACAGATTGGACAAAGCCAATATAGGAGCAGCAGATACACTTGTGGTGCCTGCAAAAATAGAGGAAGATTTCCTTATTTATTCGCCTTTTCCTGGTCATGTGACTACATTGGAAAATGTGAAGAAATTTGTCTTTTTCTCATATCCAATTCAGGCTTTTGGCGTTTATGAATACGGCAATCTTATAAAATGGGGGCCAACAAGTATGGGTAAAAAGGCCACGCAGACAAAGCGAGGTCTGATGTTTGCCAATTGGAAAAAAGAAGTAGCCATTTCTACAGTCAGCGATGAGTGGAAACTGCGCTGGAACGTTAATGTTGCCAATTTTGACGGAATCGGCTGGCACCAGTATGCAATGCCCGGCTATCCTGCTTCTCACTCTTGTTTAAGAATGTTGGAAGAAGATGCCAAATGGATGTATAGCTGGGTAGATACTTGGATTCTGAATAAAGGCGGACAAACTACCAGAGCCAAAGGAACACCATTGATTGTGTACGGAGACTATCCGTGGGGAAAACGCAGGCCGTGGAAAAAACTGCTCGACTCCCCTGATGCTAATAATATTTCTGAAGATGAGATGAATAAAATTATTGAACCTCAGCTCGCAACTATTATGAAGGAACAGGAAAACAGGGATAATGTTGTTCAGCAGATTGAACTAGAGAAAAAAGCGAAAGCAGACTCTTTACTAGCCTTAAAAACAAAAGATTCGTCGAATCTGAATTAA
- a CDS encoding YpdA family putative bacillithiol disulfide reductase: MELFDVLIVGGGPIGLACALEARKNNLKYIVIEKGTVANSIYNYPLYMTFFSTADRLEIDDIPFITTSPKPGRQDALEYYQGIAKSKEINIKTYEKVINIQKSIVFQVETSKQIYFAKNIIVATGFYDIPNLMDIPGEDLPKVSHYYTEPYPYSFQKVLVVGSSNSAVDAALEICRKGGKVTMVIRSSQISQSVKYWVKPDIENRIKEGSIQAYFGAELLEIKPNSAVLKTNVGEIKEIENDFVLAMTGYLPDFDFLNAIGIDLKNNCQNPHYDTDTMETNINGIYLAGVVCGGRDTHLWFIENSRIHAKQIISNIIQKKESEKIPE; this comes from the coding sequence ATGGAATTATTTGATGTTCTTATTGTTGGTGGTGGTCCAATTGGTTTAGCTTGTGCTCTGGAAGCACGGAAAAATAATCTGAAGTATATCGTTATAGAAAAAGGAACTGTTGCAAACAGCATCTACAATTATCCTTTATACATGACTTTTTTTTCAACGGCCGACCGCTTGGAAATTGATGATATTCCATTTATTACAACCAGTCCAAAACCGGGGAGACAAGATGCTTTGGAATATTACCAAGGTATTGCAAAATCAAAAGAGATCAATATAAAGACTTACGAAAAGGTCATCAACATTCAAAAGTCTATAGTTTTCCAGGTTGAAACCAGTAAGCAGATATATTTCGCTAAAAATATTATTGTCGCTACTGGATTTTATGACATTCCTAATTTGATGGATATCCCAGGAGAAGATTTGCCCAAGGTTAGCCATTATTACACAGAGCCTTATCCCTATTCTTTTCAAAAGGTGTTGGTGGTTGGATCCAGTAATTCTGCTGTAGATGCTGCTTTGGAAATCTGTAGAAAAGGCGGAAAGGTTACCATGGTAATTCGCAGCAGCCAAATCTCGCAGAGTGTAAAATACTGGGTAAAGCCCGACATAGAGAACAGAATCAAAGAAGGAAGCATACAAGCATATTTTGGTGCAGAATTGTTAGAAATCAAACCAAATTCCGCAGTTTTGAAAACCAATGTCGGCGAAATCAAAGAAATTGAAAATGATTTTGTTCTGGCAATGACTGGTTATCTGCCAGATTTTGACTTTCTCAATGCTATCGGAATCGATCTGAAAAACAATTGCCAAAACCCGCATTACGATACCGACACCATGGAAACCAATATTAATGGTATTTATCTGGCTGGTGTTGTATGCGGAGGAAGAGATACACATCTTTGGTTTATAGAAAATTCTAGGATTCACGCCAAGCAAATTATCAGCAATATTATTCAGAAAAAAGAATCAGAAAAAATTCCTGAATAG
- a CDS encoding chaperone modulator CbpM has translation MNERISLEEIIRLYKIDYTFLDQLIDSELLHPQTENSIRYIIYEELPHLERFANWHYDLDVNLPGIEIIHKLLNQMEELRNENRRLLQNVLKYEDWEDADL, from the coding sequence ATGAACGAAAGAATCTCTTTAGAAGAAATCATCCGGTTATATAAAATAGATTATACGTTTCTGGATCAGCTGATAGATTCGGAACTGCTGCATCCGCAAACCGAAAACAGCATCCGCTACATTATTTACGAAGAATTGCCACATCTCGAACGCTTCGCTAACTGGCATTATGATCTAGACGTCAATCTCCCTGGCATTGAAATCATCCATAAACTTCTGAATCAAATGGAAGAATTACGAAATGAAAACAGACGCCTGCTTCAGAATGTACTAAAATACGAGGATTGGGAAGATGCCGATCTGTAG
- a CDS encoding DnaJ C-terminal domain-containing protein produces the protein MAFIDYYKILGIERNASADDIKKAYRKLARKYHPDMNPNDKEAEKKFKEINEANEVLSNAENRAKYDKYGENWKHGEEYERAQQQQRQQYSGGGFSGGDFGGGGEDFSDFFQSMFGGAGGGFGRSSRGSSSGKFKGQDISAELNLNLRDAYKTHQQTFEINGKKIRITIPAGVYDGQQIKLKGHGNPGMNGGPNGDLYITFNITEDKDFKREGDNLRTSVDIDLYTAVLGGDVNIQTLDGSVKLKVKPGTQNGTTVRLKGKGFPIYKKENEFGDLYVTYNVKIPTHLTEKQKELFQQLKNS, from the coding sequence ATGGCATTTATAGACTATTATAAAATCCTTGGGATTGAAAGAAATGCGTCTGCCGACGACATCAAAAAAGCGTACAGAAAGCTGGCGCGGAAATATCATCCTGATATGAATCCGAACGATAAAGAGGCAGAAAAGAAATTCAAGGAAATTAATGAAGCTAACGAAGTCCTAAGCAATGCTGAAAACCGCGCTAAGTATGACAAATACGGCGAAAACTGGAAACATGGCGAGGAGTATGAGCGTGCACAGCAACAACAACGCCAACAGTACTCCGGTGGCGGATTCTCGGGAGGAGATTTTGGCGGTGGTGGTGAGGATTTCTCAGACTTCTTCCAGTCTATGTTTGGTGGTGCTGGTGGTGGTTTTGGCCGAAGTTCACGCGGAAGTTCCAGTGGGAAATTCAAAGGTCAGGATATTTCGGCAGAGCTGAACCTGAATCTGAGAGATGCCTACAAAACGCATCAGCAGACTTTCGAAATTAATGGCAAAAAGATTAGAATTACAATTCCAGCAGGCGTTTACGACGGGCAACAGATCAAACTGAAAGGTCACGGAAATCCGGGAATGAATGGTGGTCCAAACGGTGATCTTTACATTACATTCAACATTACGGAAGACAAAGATTTTAAGCGCGAAGGTGACAATCTCAGGACTTCTGTTGACATTGACCTTTATACCGCAGTTTTAGGTGGAGATGTAAATATCCAGACACTGGACGGCTCCGTGAAACTAAAAGTGAAACCGGGAACACAAAACGGAACTACAGTGCGATTGAAAGGCAAAGGGTTTCCTATTTATAAAAAAGAAAATGAATTTGGCGATCTTTATGTGACGTACAACGTAAAAATCCCAACTCACCTTACAGAAAAACAAAAAGAACTGTTTCAGCAACTCAAAAATTCTTAG
- a CDS encoding lipocalin family protein: MKKTFAKILLPISIGIIGILVLNSCSVGIPDKAVAVKNFDSDKYLGKWYEIARFDFKFERNLNQVTATYSKNPDGTIKVDNKGYDYVKKEWKQSIGEARFVNSENEARLKVSFFKPFWAGYNVIALEDDYKHALVVGNNLKYLWILSREKKIPENVKNKFLDKAKEIGYNTSQLIWVEQK; encoded by the coding sequence ATGAAAAAGACATTTGCAAAAATTTTACTTCCTATTTCTATAGGCATCATAGGCATTTTGGTTCTTAACTCCTGTTCCGTAGGCATTCCTGACAAGGCTGTTGCAGTAAAAAACTTTGACTCTGATAAGTATCTAGGGAAATGGTACGAGATTGCAAGGTTCGATTTCAAGTTTGAACGCAATCTGAATCAGGTTACCGCAACGTATTCTAAAAATCCTGATGGCACAATCAAAGTGGATAACAAAGGATACGATTATGTGAAAAAAGAATGGAAGCAGAGCATAGGCGAAGCAAGATTTGTAAATTCTGAAAACGAAGCAAGACTAAAAGTATCTTTTTTCAAACCCTTCTGGGCGGGCTACAACGTCATCGCACTAGAAGATGATTATAAACATGCGTTGGTTGTTGGCAATAATCTGAAATACCTCTGGATTCTTTCCAGAGAGAAAAAAATCCCCGAAAATGTTAAAAATAAATTCCTGGACAAAGCCAAAGAAATCGGATATAATACTTCCCAATTGATCTGGGTAGAACAGAAATAA